In one Cloacibacillus porcorum genomic region, the following are encoded:
- a CDS encoding M20/M25/M40 family metallo-hydrolase produces the protein MDREYLLSMIKELVALPSVTESAAESAPGEWLFEKLAKLPYFRENPGHLQLVDTPLEGSLYKLKSLVARVDAAKKTARTVLLIGHYDVVDVKCYGDIAEHAFNADRLAEIFGADSDVLYGRGVMDMKCGAALETAIIEEFAEDRSLFDVNLVMALVGDEENSSAGMRGALLALAAMQAEGLDFLAALNTEPGEAGRSGVVGPMVFLGTLGKLMPGFYIRGRDAHVGNCYNGFSALLAASRLVSYAEGNPYLADPLHGVCQPSWICLDMKALHDLYSVTVPDKAYAYFNCFTTNNTPALVMKQMRGVAAYALRQSSEQLTASYRALLALGYEGAEFVPVEPAVYTLEELTELARRHHGASFDEELRHYTETLPPGDMRARGIKCVDFIADRSGVEGPYIVCFFLPPWLPVRTDLTDDPRDRAAVETARAVEAECEEKYGLKMTESELFAGLCDLSYVGAKISDDDVRALSGNMPGWGSIYNIPLKEMQGLGLPVINLGPSGESPHKKDERLHLRYSLDILPSLLKFAVRELSRRSL, from the coding sequence ATGGACAGAGAATATCTATTATCGATGATAAAAGAACTTGTCGCGCTGCCGAGTGTTACGGAGAGCGCCGCGGAGAGCGCGCCCGGCGAATGGCTCTTTGAAAAACTTGCAAAGCTTCCTTATTTTCGTGAAAACCCCGGACATCTTCAGCTGGTCGATACGCCGCTGGAGGGTTCTCTCTATAAACTGAAGTCGCTTGTCGCACGCGTCGACGCCGCCAAAAAGACGGCGCGCACGGTGCTGCTCATCGGCCACTACGACGTCGTCGACGTAAAATGTTACGGCGATATCGCCGAACATGCCTTCAACGCCGACCGGCTCGCGGAGATATTCGGCGCGGACTCTGACGTACTCTACGGGCGCGGCGTGATGGATATGAAGTGCGGCGCGGCGCTCGAAACGGCCATCATCGAGGAGTTCGCCGAGGACCGCTCCCTGTTCGATGTGAATCTGGTCATGGCGCTGGTGGGGGACGAGGAAAATTCCTCCGCCGGAATGCGCGGCGCGCTGCTGGCCCTGGCGGCGATGCAGGCGGAGGGGCTCGATTTTCTAGCGGCGCTCAATACCGAGCCGGGAGAGGCGGGACGCTCCGGCGTCGTCGGCCCGATGGTCTTTCTCGGCACGCTCGGCAAACTGATGCCAGGCTTTTACATCCGTGGCCGCGATGCCCATGTGGGAAACTGCTACAACGGCTTTTCCGCACTGCTCGCCGCCTCGCGGCTGGTCTCCTACGCCGAGGGCAACCCCTATCTCGCGGACCCGCTGCACGGCGTCTGTCAGCCCTCGTGGATCTGCCTCGACATGAAGGCGCTGCACGACCTCTACAGCGTCACAGTCCCCGACAAAGCCTACGCGTATTTCAACTGCTTTACGACCAACAACACCCCAGCGCTGGTGATGAAGCAGATGCGCGGCGTCGCCGCCTATGCGCTGCGCCAGAGCTCGGAGCAGCTCACCGCCTCCTACCGCGCGCTGCTCGCGCTGGGCTATGAGGGGGCGGAGTTTGTGCCGGTGGAGCCTGCGGTCTACACGCTGGAGGAGCTCACGGAGCTGGCGCGCAGACATCACGGAGCCTCTTTCGACGAGGAGCTGCGCCATTACACGGAGACGCTGCCTCCCGGCGACATGCGCGCGCGCGGCATAAAGTGTGTAGATTTCATCGCCGACCGTTCCGGTGTCGAGGGGCCATATATCGTCTGTTTCTTCCTGCCTCCGTGGCTGCCGGTGCGCACCGACCTCACGGACGACCCACGCGACCGGGCGGCAGTTGAAACGGCGCGCGCCGTCGAGGCGGAGTGCGAGGAAAAATACGGCCTCAAGATGACGGAGTCGGAGCTATTCGCGGGGCTCTGCGACCTCAGCTACGTCGGGGCGAAGATATCAGACGACGACGTGCGCGCTCTCAGCGGCAACATGCCCGGCTGGGGAAGCATCTATAACATCCCGCTCAAAGAGATGCAGGGGCTTGGCCTGCCGGTCATCAACCTCGGCCCAAGCGGGGAATCGCCGCATAAAAAAGATGAACGGCTGCACCTGCGCTATTCGCTGGATATACTGCCCTCGCTGCTGAAATTCGCGGTGCGGGAGCTGTCACGCCGCAGCCTCTGA
- a CDS encoding glycosyltransferase family 8 protein → MIERVVDVNDPICGIMSAKNHEVIDVALSIYDPKGSYSRNAGVVMVSLLMNTDAAVSFHILHDETLSEENRRMLEKTALLAPSKSGVACRREIDFINVSDCFDNITKVDIDELCGICSRGCLYRLAMPELLPEIKEVLYFDCDIVVALDVEELWNTRLYERGYALAGVLDDVYRPLPEIKTTKAAIKTDGRGLTRERYINSGVLLMNLEKMRREAGEKGTLLKRAAKYFDRFLPFLPDQDFLNAEYLGDIVYLDVKYNTDSKIDHFDKFFSLERIWHFSGRTKPWVAYTGSNADMLYWHYLSLTPWKDSVIETMFRALTNEKYCHRHSRDCIQRLKAQLKENIAHLFHLN, encoded by the coding sequence ATGATTGAGAGGGTGGTCGATGTGAACGATCCCATTTGTGGGATAATGTCAGCAAAAAATCACGAGGTCATAGACGTGGCACTTTCGATCTATGACCCCAAGGGCAGTTATTCCCGCAATGCAGGCGTAGTGATGGTCTCTTTGTTGATGAACACGGACGCCGCTGTATCTTTCCATATCCTCCACGACGAAACCCTTTCGGAAGAAAATCGCAGGATGCTTGAGAAAACAGCTCTTTTAGCTCCTTCAAAGAGCGGGGTAGCCTGCCGCCGTGAAATAGATTTTATAAACGTGTCAGACTGCTTTGACAATATTACTAAAGTAGATATAGACGAACTTTGCGGAATATGTTCCAGAGGCTGTCTTTATCGGCTGGCGATGCCGGAGCTTTTGCCGGAAATAAAAGAAGTGCTCTATTTTGACTGTGATATTGTAGTCGCGCTGGATGTCGAAGAGCTTTGGAATACTAGGTTATACGAAAGAGGATACGCGCTTGCGGGCGTACTTGACGATGTATATAGGCCTCTGCCGGAGATAAAGACCACGAAGGCTGCGATCAAAACGGATGGCAGAGGGCTTACGAGAGAGCGTTACATAAATTCCGGTGTGCTGCTCATGAATTTGGAAAAGATGCGCCGCGAGGCCGGGGAGAAGGGGACGCTCCTTAAGCGTGCGGCGAAGTATTTCGACCGTTTTTTACCCTTTTTGCCCGACCAGGATTTTCTCAACGCCGAATATCTGGGAGATATCGTATATTTAGATGTCAAATACAATACGGACTCTAAGATAGACCATTTCGACAAGTTTTTTTCCCTCGAAAGAATATGGCATTTTAGTGGTCGTACCAAACCATGGGTCGCATATACTGGCTCTAATGCCGATATGCTCTACTGGCACTATCTAAGTCTAACACCGTGGAAGGACAGTGTCATTGAGACGATGTTCCGTGCCCTTACAAATGAAAAATACTGTCACAGACATTCCCGTGACTGCATCCAGAGGCTAAAGGCGCAGCTTAAAGAGAATATCGCGCATCTGTTTCACCTTAATTGA
- a CDS encoding 3-oxoacid CoA-transferase subunit B, with protein MLPELNEREARARIAKRVASELEDGALVNLGIGIPQLVPDYLPKGVRLILQTENGVINAGASADRHDLRVIDAGGTPVSVLPGGALISSELSFAIMRGGHIDVTVLGALEVDREGSLANWMIPQVRVPGMGGAMDIVTGAKKVYVATRHFDKEGRSKLVQKCSLPLTGRGVVDVIVTEYCVVRNIYGHMVMTEIAEDTGLQALLDRTEMQIDVSSQLRRVDF; from the coding sequence ATGCTTCCAGAACTTAATGAGAGAGAGGCCCGCGCGCGCATCGCCAAGAGGGTCGCATCGGAGCTTGAGGACGGCGCGCTAGTCAACCTCGGCATCGGCATCCCGCAGCTCGTGCCGGATTATCTGCCAAAAGGGGTACGGCTCATACTGCAGACGGAAAACGGCGTCATCAACGCCGGCGCAAGTGCGGACAGGCACGACCTGCGCGTCATCGACGCGGGCGGCACGCCGGTATCGGTGCTGCCCGGCGGCGCGCTCATCTCCTCGGAGCTCAGCTTCGCGATTATGCGCGGCGGCCATATTGACGTCACCGTTCTCGGCGCGCTTGAGGTCGACCGCGAGGGAAGCCTCGCAAACTGGATGATCCCCCAGGTACGGGTCCCAGGCATGGGCGGAGCGATGGACATCGTCACGGGGGCAAAAAAGGTCTACGTCGCGACGCGCCACTTCGACAAAGAGGGGCGCAGCAAGCTCGTGCAGAAGTGTTCGCTGCCACTTACTGGGCGCGGCGTGGTCGACGTCATCGTCACCGAATACTGCGTGGTGCGGAACATCTACGGCCATATGGTGATGACCGAGATCGCCGAAGACACCGGTCTCCAGGCGCTGCTCGACCGGACGGAGATGCAGATCGACGTCAGCTCTCAGCTCCGACGAGTAGATTTTTAA
- a CDS encoding ketopantoate reductase family protein: protein MKKIENIALIGLGAVGCAYLTTIAEHLSPEKIRVVAAGERAERYRKNGITYNGRQYRFNVAEPGSGERPADLVFVAVKNTQLAAAVEEIGDFVGPETVIIAPLNGVTSEKVLMERYGAERVLYSYAMKIDATREGDCTFCKNTGFIPFGEARNEPGRYSENVTAVEEFFRRTGIEYEIPEDMITSLWKKFMMNTGLNQTSAILGFTYGMMQRSSSARALMRSAMEEAAAVAGAEGISLGTPEIDDCFRIMDMLGAEGKTSMLQDIEARRPTEVGAFAGTVVEIADRHGLAVPVNRTYLRQIRALEEAAGLRL, encoded by the coding sequence ATGAAGAAGATAGAGAATATCGCCCTTATCGGGCTGGGAGCGGTCGGATGCGCCTATCTGACGACGATCGCGGAGCATCTGTCTCCCGAGAAGATTCGGGTCGTAGCCGCCGGTGAGCGCGCCGAACGCTACCGTAAAAATGGTATAACCTATAACGGCAGGCAGTACCGATTTAATGTCGCGGAGCCTGGCAGCGGAGAGCGCCCAGCCGATCTGGTCTTTGTCGCCGTGAAGAATACCCAGCTCGCGGCGGCGGTGGAGGAGATAGGGGATTTTGTCGGCCCCGAGACGGTGATCATCGCGCCGCTCAACGGCGTCACGAGCGAAAAGGTGCTGATGGAGCGTTACGGCGCGGAGCGGGTGCTCTATTCCTACGCGATGAAGATAGACGCGACGCGTGAGGGTGACTGCACCTTCTGCAAGAATACCGGCTTTATCCCCTTCGGAGAGGCGCGCAACGAGCCGGGCCGTTATTCGGAGAACGTGACGGCTGTGGAAGAGTTTTTCCGGCGTACCGGCATTGAGTATGAGATACCGGAGGATATGATAACGAGCCTCTGGAAGAAGTTCATGATGAATACGGGGTTAAACCAGACCTCCGCGATCCTCGGATTTACCTACGGGATGATGCAGCGTTCTTCTTCCGCGCGCGCCCTGATGCGTTCGGCGATGGAGGAGGCCGCCGCCGTGGCCGGAGCGGAGGGGATCTCTCTGGGAACGCCGGAGATCGACGACTGTTTCCGGATCATGGATATGCTGGGCGCCGAGGGAAAGACCTCGATGTTGCAGGATATCGAGGCGCGCCGCCCTACTGAGGTCGGTGCCTTTGCCGGCACGGTGGTCGAGATCGCCGACAGGCACGGCCTCGCCGTCCCCGTCAACCGCACCTATCTGCGGCAGATCCGGGCGCTGGAGGAAGCGGCAGGTCTCAGACTTTAA
- the amrS gene encoding AmmeMemoRadiSam system radical SAM enzyme, protein MNCPVCFRRCPLEEGETGFCRARRNTGGRSVSVSYGKITSAALDPVEKKPFVKFHPGSLILSVGTFGCNMDCPFCQNYEIAGAGEGGVPTRSISPTELAALADELRGRGNIGVAYTYNEPLVGWEFVRDSAAEVKKRGLKNAAVTNGSVSAETLSELLPYIDAYNIDLKGFTDEYYRKLGGNLESVKEFIKTAASKAHVELTTLIVPGENDGDDEMAALSAWIASVDRKIPLHLTRFFPRRLMSNRKPTETALLRRLAEIAAKRLDTVVMGNI, encoded by the coding sequence ATAAATTGCCCCGTATGCTTCCGGCGCTGCCCGCTCGAAGAGGGCGAAACCGGCTTCTGCCGCGCGCGGCGGAATACCGGAGGGCGCAGCGTCAGCGTGAGCTACGGGAAGATTACCTCGGCGGCGCTCGACCCGGTGGAGAAAAAACCATTTGTGAAATTCCACCCCGGCAGCCTCATTCTCTCTGTCGGCACCTTCGGCTGCAACATGGACTGCCCCTTCTGCCAGAACTACGAGATCGCGGGCGCGGGAGAGGGGGGCGTCCCAACCCGCAGTATTTCTCCGACGGAACTCGCCGCGCTCGCCGACGAACTGCGCGGCCGCGGGAACATCGGGGTCGCCTACACCTACAACGAACCGCTCGTCGGCTGGGAATTTGTGCGCGACAGCGCCGCCGAAGTAAAAAAGCGCGGGCTGAAAAATGCCGCCGTCACCAACGGCTCCGTCTCGGCGGAGACGCTCTCTGAACTGCTGCCCTACATTGACGCCTATAACATCGACCTCAAGGGCTTCACAGACGAATACTACAGGAAACTCGGCGGCAACCTGGAGTCGGTAAAAGAGTTCATAAAGACAGCCGCCTCCAAAGCCCACGTCGAACTGACGACCCTCATCGTACCGGGAGAAAACGACGGCGACGATGAAATGGCGGCGCTTTCCGCCTGGATCGCCTCCGTTGACAGGAAGATCCCCCTCCACCTCACACGCTTCTTCCCCCGCAGGCTCATGAGCAACAGAAAACCCACGGAGACGGCGCTACTGCGCCGATTGGCGGAAATCGCGGCGAAACGGCTCGACACCGTCGTCATGGGAAACATCTAG
- a CDS encoding IS110 family transposase has protein sequence MVLIYVGIDVAKDKHDCCILGDSGTCLRESFSFSNDKEGFSKLIAAISAVSGKSADSSQIRTGLEATGHYSANLVAFLRSSGFQPVVFNPLRVKLYRQAISLRRTKTDKADAKCIAGILMSEVSSPVTVSYQIQELKSLTRHRHRLVAICSRSKVSMSRMVDLLFPELPSLGLRTGQASTLALMAELPGADMIAACRIDRLTNILRYASKGRYGREKAEAIKSMAKNSIARTSKALSLELSQVIEQIRFFKRQIAFLDRQIAAMVAEINTPLLTIPGIGFRTAAVILAEIGDIRRFKKPDQLQAFAGLDPSTYQSGKFNAANTPMVKHGSTYLRWSLMQAARLCSIHCRDFRNYMEHKIAQGKHYFVALGHLSKKLIRVIFHMLYTNEVFVSMAA, from the coding sequence ATGGTCTTGATTTATGTTGGTATTGATGTTGCCAAGGATAAGCATGACTGCTGCATTCTTGGCGATTCTGGCACGTGTCTGCGGGAGTCTTTCTCCTTTTCGAACGACAAGGAAGGTTTTTCAAAGCTCATTGCCGCCATTTCGGCTGTTTCCGGAAAGAGCGCAGACTCTTCTCAGATAAGGACAGGACTTGAAGCTACCGGACATTACAGCGCAAACCTTGTGGCTTTCCTCCGTTCCAGCGGATTTCAACCCGTGGTGTTCAACCCTTTGCGCGTGAAGCTTTATCGACAGGCAATTTCACTGCGCAGAACAAAAACAGACAAGGCCGACGCAAAATGTATCGCGGGGATACTGATGTCAGAAGTCTCAAGTCCTGTCACTGTATCTTACCAGATTCAGGAGCTAAAGTCTCTTACACGCCACAGGCACAGGCTAGTTGCCATTTGCAGCAGATCAAAGGTTTCCATGTCCAGAATGGTCGACTTGCTTTTTCCAGAACTGCCCTCTTTAGGGCTCAGAACGGGGCAGGCGTCTACACTGGCGCTTATGGCAGAACTGCCGGGGGCGGATATGATTGCCGCGTGTCGCATCGACCGGCTGACAAATATCCTGCGTTACGCATCAAAGGGCAGGTATGGGAGAGAAAAGGCTGAGGCAATAAAATCAATGGCGAAGAATTCTATTGCCAGAACAAGCAAGGCTCTTTCTTTAGAACTCTCTCAGGTCATTGAGCAGATACGTTTCTTTAAACGACAGATCGCGTTTTTGGACAGACAGATCGCGGCTATGGTCGCTGAAATAAATACGCCGCTGCTGACGATTCCTGGTATTGGCTTTCGTACCGCCGCCGTCATACTTGCGGAGATAGGCGATATACGACGCTTCAAAAAACCTGACCAGCTTCAGGCCTTCGCTGGACTTGACCCGTCCACATATCAATCCGGCAAGTTCAACGCGGCGAACACGCCTATGGTCAAACACGGTTCGACATATCTGCGCTGGTCTCTGATGCAGGCGGCAAGGCTCTGTTCTATCCACTGCCGTGACTTTCGAAACTATATGGAGCACAAGATTGCCCAGGGAAAACATTACTTTGTCGCTTTGGGACATCTTTCAAAAAAACTCATACGCGTTATATTCCACATGCTTTATACAAACGAGGTATTCGTTTCAATGGCTGCCTGA
- a CDS encoding CoA transferase subunit A — protein MAKPFIKPVITPREAAAYAAPGKSLMVGGFNYGGAPYTIIEALCDSGVKDIDLICVDTSYFQTKVPGPVGVARLVTNGQLRSLVASHIGLNKKTQELYTSGKLKIELIPMGTFVERIRAGGAGLGGILTPTGVDTVYEEGRETVELDGRRYILERPLRADTAFIRAYKADAAGNLVYYGTNRNFNPTMATAATRVVAEVDEVVPLGEIDPNNVVTPGIFIDALVLKGDGEYASRT, from the coding sequence ATGGCCAAACCATTTATCAAGCCCGTCATCACGCCGAGGGAGGCCGCGGCCTACGCCGCTCCCGGCAAGAGCCTGATGGTCGGCGGCTTCAACTATGGCGGCGCGCCCTACACGATAATTGAGGCGCTCTGCGATAGCGGCGTGAAAGATATAGATCTTATCTGCGTCGACACCAGCTACTTCCAGACCAAAGTTCCCGGCCCCGTAGGCGTGGCGCGGCTCGTGACAAACGGTCAGCTCCGTTCGCTCGTCGCGTCGCATATCGGCCTCAATAAAAAGACGCAGGAGCTGTACACCAGCGGAAAATTGAAGATAGAGCTGATACCGATGGGCACCTTCGTCGAACGTATCCGCGCGGGTGGCGCGGGGCTCGGCGGCATACTTACGCCAACCGGCGTGGATACCGTCTACGAGGAGGGACGCGAGACCGTCGAACTCGACGGACGGCGCTACATCCTTGAGCGGCCGCTGCGGGCAGATACCGCCTTCATCCGCGCCTATAAGGCCGACGCGGCGGGCAATCTCGTCTACTACGGGACAAACCGGAACTTCAACCCAACGATGGCGACCGCGGCGACAAGGGTCGTGGCGGAGGTGGACGAGGTGGTGCCGCTTGGCGAAATAGATCCCAACAATGTCGTAACCCCGGGAATATTTATTGACGCTCTGGTATTGAAGGGAGATGGCGAATATGCTTCCAGAACTTAA
- a CDS encoding GNAT family N-acetyltransferase, with translation MYDDDVRIRPAKPEEAEDLSDIAWRSKSYWDYPVDVMNIFRDMLSIEQDFIENNPSYLIEHEDTDEKVGFYALEKKGDKWWLEHLWVLPDEIGTGLGGKLFLHACEMAETMGADELYIVSDPNAEEFYRHMGAEKIGEEQTEGMPERLLPVMRMKL, from the coding sequence ATGTACGATGACGACGTTCGAATACGTCCGGCCAAACCAGAAGAGGCGGAAGATCTGTCGGATATAGCCTGGAGGTCCAAGTCTTACTGGGATTACCCCGTGGATGTGATGAACATCTTCCGGGATATGCTCAGCATTGAGCAGGATTTTATCGAAAACAACCCGTCTTACCTCATAGAGCATGAGGATACCGACGAAAAGGTCGGCTTTTACGCGCTTGAGAAGAAGGGTGACAAATGGTGGCTTGAACACCTGTGGGTGCTTCCCGACGAGATCGGTACGGGGCTGGGGGGCAAGCTCTTCCTTCACGCCTGCGAGATGGCCGAGACGATGGGAGCCGATGAACTTTACATAGTATCCGACCCGAACGCCGAGGAGTTTTACCGACATATGGGAGCGGAGAAGATAGGAGAAGAGCAGACGGAGGGAATGCCTGAACGCCTCCTTCCCGTGATGCGCATGAAACTATAA
- the amrA gene encoding AmmeMemoRadiSam system protein A — protein sequence MGITAGIMVPHPPLIIPEVGRGEERTIIKTIEAYREAAAFVADSAPDTVVVISPHSTLYGDYFHISPGERASGSFARFGAPTVSLSVDYDEEFVRELEAAAANTGLAAGRLGERNRELDHATLVPLHFLAEACGGIKAKVVRAALSGLSLAEHYRLGMLIKETSERLGRRTAVIASGDLSHRLKEDGPYGFNPSGPLYDERIMAVMGNGDFGELFNFSEGFCDSAGECGHRAFVIMAGCFDGTEVEAKRLSYEGPFGVGYGVCTFHAAGPDEKRRLLAEFEKKERTELAALKEKEDAYVRLARAAVEAYVTGGEKIAVPAGLPEEMLSHRAGAFVSLKKEGRLRGCIGTIAPTAPSVASEIINNAVSAATADPRFDPVEKEELAKLVYSVDILGETEKIDSAAKLDVKRYGVIVTKGGRRGLLLPNLEGVDSVEEQISIAKKKAGIGANDKVQLERFEVVRHH from the coding sequence ATGGGAATTACGGCAGGAATCATGGTTCCGCACCCGCCGCTCATAATACCGGAGGTTGGGCGCGGAGAGGAGCGGACCATCATAAAGACAATCGAGGCATATAGGGAGGCCGCCGCTTTCGTCGCGGACTCCGCGCCCGACACTGTGGTCGTCATATCGCCGCACTCCACCCTCTACGGCGACTACTTCCACATCTCTCCCGGCGAGCGCGCCTCCGGCAGTTTCGCGCGCTTCGGCGCGCCAACGGTCTCCCTCTCCGTGGACTACGACGAGGAATTTGTCCGGGAACTTGAAGCCGCGGCGGCAAATACCGGACTGGCGGCGGGAAGGCTCGGAGAGCGGAACAGAGAGCTCGACCACGCAACGCTTGTGCCGCTCCATTTTCTCGCCGAGGCCTGCGGCGGGATAAAGGCAAAAGTTGTGCGCGCCGCGCTCTCCGGCCTTTCGCTCGCCGAACACTACCGCCTCGGCATGCTCATAAAGGAGACATCTGAGAGGCTCGGGCGGCGGACGGCGGTCATCGCCAGCGGCGACCTTTCGCACCGGCTCAAAGAGGATGGACCATACGGATTCAACCCCAGCGGTCCACTTTACGACGAGCGTATCATGGCAGTGATGGGGAACGGCGATTTCGGCGAGCTCTTCAACTTTTCCGAGGGGTTCTGCGACAGCGCGGGAGAATGCGGCCACCGCGCCTTCGTCATCATGGCGGGATGCTTCGACGGTACGGAGGTGGAGGCAAAGCGCCTCTCCTACGAGGGGCCCTTCGGCGTCGGCTACGGCGTCTGCACCTTTCACGCGGCGGGGCCGGATGAAAAGCGCCGACTGCTCGCCGAATTCGAGAAAAAAGAACGCACGGAGTTAGCGGCGCTGAAAGAAAAAGAGGACGCTTACGTCCGACTCGCACGGGCGGCGGTCGAAGCATACGTCACCGGCGGCGAAAAGATCGCCGTACCGGCGGGACTTCCTGAGGAGATGCTCTCCCACCGCGCAGGAGCCTTCGTATCGCTTAAAAAAGAGGGAAGGCTGCGCGGCTGTATCGGCACCATCGCGCCCACCGCCCCCTCAGTGGCGAGTGAGATTATCAACAACGCCGTCAGCGCGGCGACGGCGGACCCGCGCTTTGACCCCGTAGAAAAAGAGGAGCTCGCGAAGCTGGTCTACAGCGTCGATATCCTCGGCGAGACGGAAAAGATAGACTCCGCCGCCAAACTCGACGTGAAACGCTACGGCGTAATCGTCACAAAGGGAGGCCGCCGCGGCCTGCTGCTGCCCAACCTCGAGGGCGTGGACAGCGTGGAAGAACAGATCTCCATCGCAAAGAAAAAGGCGGGCATCGGCGCGAACGACAAGGTCCAACTCGAAAGATTCGAGGTGGTACGCCATCACTAG